One part of the Sphingobacterium sp. LZ7M1 genome encodes these proteins:
- the ahcY gene encoding adenosylhomocysteinase, translating to MSSLETTYVPYKVKDISLAEWGRKEIELAEAEMPGLMSLRKEFGATKPLKGARIAGCLHMTIQTAVLIETLVELGADVSWSSCNIFSTQDHAAAAIAAAGIPVYAWKGMNEEEFNWCIEQTLFFGEDRQPLNMILDDGGDLTNMVFDQFPELIDGIKGLSEETTTGVHRLYERMKNGTLHLPAINVNDSVTKSKFDNKYGCRESLVDAIRRATDLMLAGKVAVVAGYGDVGKGSAESLRSAGVRVLVTEIDPICALQAAMEGYEVKKMEDAIKEANIVVTTTGNKDIIRPEHFKAMKDKTVVCNIGHFDNEIDVAWLNQNHGSSKVEIKPQVDKYTIDGKDIILLAEGRLVNLGCATGHPSFVMSNSFTNQTLAQLELWTNTDQYKKEVYTLPKHLDEKVARLHLAHIGVELDELTPEQAEYIGVTVEGPYKPEAYRY from the coding sequence ATGTCATCATTAGAAACTACCTACGTACCTTACAAAGTAAAAGACATCTCTTTAGCAGAGTGGGGCCGTAAAGAAATAGAATTAGCAGAAGCGGAAATGCCAGGATTAATGTCCTTACGTAAGGAATTTGGTGCAACCAAACCTTTAAAAGGCGCAAGAATCGCTGGCTGTTTGCACATGACTATTCAAACTGCTGTATTGATTGAAACCTTAGTTGAACTAGGTGCGGATGTATCTTGGTCTTCTTGTAATATCTTCTCTACTCAAGATCATGCTGCTGCTGCTATCGCTGCTGCTGGTATCCCTGTTTATGCTTGGAAAGGCATGAATGAAGAGGAATTTAACTGGTGTATAGAACAAACCTTGTTTTTTGGAGAAGATCGTCAACCATTGAACATGATCTTGGATGATGGTGGTGACTTGACCAATATGGTATTCGACCAGTTCCCTGAATTGATCGATGGCATCAAAGGTCTTTCTGAAGAAACCACTACAGGTGTGCACCGTCTATACGAACGTATGAAAAACGGTACCTTACATCTACCAGCGATCAATGTTAATGACTCCGTGACCAAATCTAAATTTGATAACAAGTACGGATGTCGTGAATCATTGGTTGATGCCATTCGCCGTGCTACCGATTTGATGTTGGCAGGTAAAGTTGCGGTAGTTGCCGGCTATGGTGATGTAGGTAAAGGTTCTGCTGAATCATTGCGTTCTGCAGGTGTGCGTGTATTGGTAACTGAAATTGACCCAATCTGTGCTTTGCAGGCGGCAATGGAAGGTTATGAGGTGAAGAAAATGGAAGATGCCATCAAAGAAGCTAATATCGTGGTAACTACGACCGGTAACAAAGACATCATCCGCCCTGAGCATTTCAAGGCAATGAAAGATAAAACTGTAGTTTGTAATATCGGTCACTTCGACAATGAAATCGATGTGGCTTGGTTAAACCAAAACCACGGCAGCTCTAAAGTAGAAATCAAACCGCAGGTTGATAAATATACAATCGATGGCAAAGATATCATTCTCTTAGCTGAAGGCCGTTTGGTAAACCTAGGTTGTGCTACGGGTCATCCATCTTTCGTGATGTCAAACTCTTTCACCAACCAAACATTGGCTCAATTGGAACTATGGACCAATACTGACCAATACAAAAAAGAAGTGTACACCCTACCTAAACACCTTGATGAAAAAGTTGCTCGTCTGCACCTTGCCCATATCGGTGTTGAATTGGATGAATTGACTCCTGAACAAGCTGAATATATCGGTGTAACTGTTGAAGGCCCTTATAAGCCAGAAGCATACCGTTATTAA
- the uvrB gene encoding excinuclease ABC subunit UvrB yields the protein MKFELTSEYRPTGDQPGAIKELVSGVDQGETYQTLLGVTGSGKTFTVANVIQQTQKPTLILSHNKTLAAQLYGEFKQFFPNNAVNYFVSYYDYYQPEAFIAHTNTYIEKDLAINEEIEKLRLATTSALMSGRRDVIVVSSVSCIYGMGNPEDFSRSIFRFGVGTTISRNAFLHKLVEILYARTTAEFKRGTFRVKGDTIDVYPAYLDVAYRVSFFGDEIDELSEIDPVSGRTLEKHESLALFPANLFVTPKDKFTQSIWSIQDELVARKTQLEEEGKMLEAKRLEERVNYDLEMMRELGYCSGIENYSRFFDGRDPGMRPFCLLDYFPDDYLLVIDESHVTIPQLRAMYGGDRSRKISLVEHGFRLPAALDNRPLNFPEFESLTNQTIYVSATPGDYELQQTEGVVVEQVIRPTGLLDPVVEVRPAVNQVDDFLEQVDKTIKEGGRILATTLTKRMAEELTKYMTRLNIKVRYIHSEVKTLERVEILRGLRLGEFDVLVGVNLLREGLDLPEVTLVAILDADKEGFLRSERSLIQTIGRAARNDKGRVIMYADKMTDSMRVTIDETNRRRDKQIAYNLEHGITPRTVGKTKEEILEQTSVADFKGEPKFYVEPEAGASVAADPLIEYMSEKEMKKAIETVRKRMEKAAKEMEFLEAAKLRDEMFSLEKTYEEKFGAK from the coding sequence ATGAAATTTGAGTTAACATCAGAGTATAGACCAACAGGTGACCAACCTGGAGCAATCAAAGAATTGGTGAGTGGCGTGGATCAGGGCGAAACCTATCAGACCCTTTTGGGGGTTACAGGTTCGGGGAAGACATTTACTGTAGCGAATGTAATCCAGCAAACCCAGAAGCCCACCTTGATATTGAGCCATAACAAGACCCTTGCGGCGCAGCTGTACGGAGAATTCAAGCAATTCTTCCCGAACAATGCGGTGAATTATTTTGTGTCCTATTATGACTACTATCAACCCGAGGCTTTTATTGCCCATACGAACACGTATATCGAGAAAGATCTGGCTATCAATGAGGAGATTGAAAAGCTGCGATTGGCAACGACTTCGGCCCTGATGTCTGGAAGACGTGATGTTATCGTGGTTTCATCGGTTTCCTGTATTTATGGTATGGGTAATCCGGAAGACTTTTCCAGGTCTATATTCCGTTTCGGCGTAGGGACTACCATCAGTAGGAATGCATTCCTGCATAAGTTGGTCGAGATCCTGTACGCACGGACTACTGCTGAATTTAAACGTGGAACATTTCGCGTAAAGGGCGATACCATAGATGTTTACCCTGCATATTTGGATGTAGCCTATCGTGTTTCCTTCTTTGGAGATGAGATTGATGAGTTGAGTGAAATCGATCCGGTTTCGGGAAGGACTTTGGAAAAACATGAAAGCCTGGCTTTATTTCCAGCGAATCTTTTCGTGACGCCAAAGGATAAATTTACCCAGTCCATCTGGTCGATTCAGGATGAATTGGTAGCTCGGAAAACCCAATTGGAGGAAGAAGGAAAAATGCTGGAAGCTAAAAGGTTGGAAGAACGGGTGAACTACGACTTGGAGATGATGCGTGAGTTGGGCTATTGCTCGGGAATCGAGAATTATTCCCGTTTCTTTGACGGCCGGGATCCGGGCATGCGACCGTTCTGCCTGTTGGATTATTTCCCTGATGATTATCTGTTGGTGATCGATGAGAGCCATGTGACCATACCGCAATTGCGGGCAATGTATGGTGGTGACCGATCCAGGAAGATTTCCTTGGTTGAGCATGGTTTCCGCTTGCCAGCAGCATTGGATAACCGTCCTTTGAACTTTCCGGAATTTGAGTCTTTAACCAATCAGACCATCTATGTTTCAGCGACTCCTGGAGATTATGAACTGCAACAGACCGAAGGTGTGGTGGTGGAGCAGGTGATCCGTCCGACTGGACTGTTAGATCCGGTTGTGGAAGTCAGACCGGCGGTGAATCAGGTGGACGATTTCTTGGAACAGGTTGATAAAACGATAAAAGAGGGTGGAAGGATTTTGGCTACGACCTTGACCAAACGTATGGCTGAGGAGCTGACCAAATACATGACCCGATTAAATATCAAGGTTCGGTATATACACTCAGAGGTAAAGACTTTGGAAAGGGTCGAGATCTTGAGGGGACTGCGTCTGGGCGAGTTTGATGTATTGGTAGGGGTCAATCTATTGAGGGAAGGACTTGACTTACCAGAGGTGACCTTAGTGGCCATCCTGGATGCGGATAAGGAAGGCTTCTTGCGTTCGGAAAGATCCTTGATCCAGACCATCGGTCGCGCAGCTCGTAACGACAAGGGACGTGTGATCATGTATGCCGATAAGATGACAGATAGTATGCGTGTGACAATCGATGAAACCAATCGCAGAAGGGATAAGCAGATTGCCTATAACCTGGAGCATGGCATAACACCTAGGACAGTAGGGAAGACCAAAGAGGAGATCCTGGAACAAACTTCAGTGGCTGACTTTAAAGGCGAACCTAAGTTTTATGTTGAGCCGGAAGCAGGTGCCTCCGTTGCGGCTGATCCTTTGATCGAATATATGAGTGAAAAGGAAATGAAGAAGGCGATAGAAACTGTGAGAAAACGTATGGAGAAAGCTGCCAAGGAAATGGAATTCTTGGAAGCTGCAAAACTTCGGGACGAAATGTTCTCTCTGGAGAAAACCTACGAAGAGAAATTTGGAGCAAAATAA
- a CDS encoding BrxA/BrxB family bacilliredoxin, giving the protein MYPEYLVAPMRQELVDAGFQELKSASEVDSAIPSEGTVFVVVNSVCGCAAANARPAAKAAVKNEKHPDKLVTVFAGMEKEAVDKARQYMLPYPPSSPAMALFKDGKLVHMIERHMIEGRPAQMIADNLVAAFDEYC; this is encoded by the coding sequence ATGTATCCAGAATATTTAGTAGCTCCAATGCGTCAAGAATTAGTTGATGCTGGATTTCAAGAATTAAAGTCAGCATCTGAGGTTGACTCTGCAATTCCTTCTGAAGGAACTGTATTCGTAGTAGTAAACTCGGTTTGTGGTTGTGCTGCTGCCAATGCGCGTCCAGCTGCAAAAGCTGCCGTTAAAAACGAAAAACACCCTGACAAATTGGTTACTGTATTTGCCGGAATGGAAAAAGAAGCAGTAGACAAAGCACGTCAGTATATGTTACCTTACCCTCCATCTTCTCCAGCAATGGCATTGTTCAAAGATGGTAAGTTGGTGCATATGATAGAAAGACATATGATTGAAGGCAGACCTGCTCAAATGATTGCTGACAACTTAGTTGCAGCTTTCGACGAGTACTGCTAA
- a CDS encoding ribonuclease H-like YkuK family protein, with the protein MEWQKYNGETIKLPLWSAVEETIVREKNAGNKLKVYIGTDSQVKRGTVEFATVVVFLREHRGGFMFIRKDKKSHNMTIKERMLLEVQHSIETAYELCPLLDQYQIDLEVHADINTNPNFQSNTALKEAMGYILGMGFIFKAKPESFASTNCANKLVQ; encoded by the coding sequence ATGGAATGGCAAAAATACAACGGAGAGACAATAAAACTTCCTTTATGGTCCGCAGTTGAGGAGACCATTGTAAGGGAGAAAAATGCTGGCAACAAACTCAAGGTCTACATTGGCACTGACTCCCAAGTCAAAAGAGGAACGGTCGAGTTTGCAACAGTCGTTGTCTTCCTCAGAGAACACCGAGGTGGTTTTATGTTCATCAGAAAAGACAAGAAAAGTCACAACATGACCATCAAAGAAAGAATGCTTTTAGAAGTTCAGCATTCGATTGAAACCGCATACGAACTTTGCCCCCTCTTGGATCAATACCAAATCGATCTAGAAGTCCACGCCGACATCAATACAAATCCAAATTTCCAATCCAATACTGCACTGAAGGAAGCCATGGGCTACATCCTAGGAATGGGTTTTATTTTTAAGGCTAAACCAGAATCTTTCGCCAGCACGAATTGCGCCAATAAATTGGTTCAATAA
- a CDS encoding amidohydrolase: MNLKTNLIFLFLISLFISCTTNKQIDLIVYNAKVYTVDSLFSTVEAFAVNNGVIVELGDSQDLLNKYDAKEKLDVEGKFIYPGFYDAHAHFFMLAEGMDEVNLVGSKSFDEVLERLKAYASANPDKKWIIGNGWDQNLWEVKDFPTKDSLDKYFPNIPIYLTRVDYHAALANTSALQKASLDSAYFVEGGVISVNEEGLPDGILIDNAMQLVQSHIPKQQNSALLKILRRAQDSLLSVGLTSIVDAGLTKEQIESLKIFYNEDSLAIRDYAMVLANEQSVKDYLRSGTFESDRLTVRSFKLMADGALGSRGACLLHPYHDAPTNGFLLQSPEEFDKVIKRLANSNFQVNTHAIGDSANRIILDTYGKYLKDGKKRRWRIEHAQIIAPNDFDKFKEFQIIPSVQPTHATSDMYWAENRIGPDRIKGAYAYKKLLEEYGLLALGSDFPVEHYNPLYGFHAAVARVDKVGYPEGGFQMENAITREQALRGMTIWAAYSCFQEKKRGSIEKGKDADFVILEDDIMTAPNEKLRDVKTLRTVIAGQTEYIRSNK, encoded by the coding sequence ATGAATCTTAAAACCAACCTTATATTTCTATTTCTGATTAGCTTGTTCATAAGCTGTACCACCAATAAACAGATTGACTTGATAGTTTATAATGCGAAAGTGTACACGGTAGACTCTCTTTTTTCTACAGTGGAAGCCTTTGCCGTAAACAATGGCGTCATTGTCGAGCTGGGGGATTCACAAGATTTACTGAACAAATATGATGCAAAGGAGAAACTGGATGTGGAAGGCAAGTTTATCTATCCTGGGTTTTATGATGCCCATGCGCACTTCTTTATGTTAGCAGAAGGCATGGATGAGGTAAACTTGGTGGGTTCAAAGTCTTTTGATGAGGTATTAGAAAGGTTAAAAGCTTATGCTAGCGCCAATCCAGACAAAAAATGGATCATTGGTAATGGTTGGGACCAGAACCTATGGGAGGTAAAAGATTTCCCGACCAAGGATTCCTTGGATAAATATTTCCCGAATATTCCAATCTATTTGACAAGGGTGGATTATCATGCTGCGCTGGCAAATACCAGTGCATTGCAAAAAGCATCCCTAGACAGCGCTTATTTTGTTGAAGGTGGCGTTATATCGGTCAACGAGGAAGGATTACCTGACGGCATCCTGATCGACAATGCCATGCAGTTGGTTCAGAGCCACATTCCTAAACAACAAAATTCAGCTTTGCTGAAGATTTTGAGAAGAGCTCAAGATTCACTGCTTTCGGTAGGTCTGACCAGTATCGTCGATGCCGGATTAACCAAAGAACAGATTGAATCCCTGAAGATATTCTATAATGAGGATTCATTGGCCATCAGGGATTATGCCATGGTGCTTGCGAATGAACAAAGTGTAAAGGACTATTTGAGGTCCGGAACATTCGAGTCGGACCGATTGACGGTTCGTTCCTTTAAGTTAATGGCAGATGGAGCCTTGGGTTCTCGTGGTGCATGTTTATTACACCCGTACCATGACGCACCAACCAATGGATTCCTATTGCAAAGCCCTGAAGAATTTGACAAGGTCATCAAAAGGTTGGCCAACAGCAATTTCCAGGTAAATACCCATGCTATCGGTGATTCTGCCAATAGGATTATCTTGGACACTTATGGCAAATACCTGAAAGATGGCAAAAAACGTCGTTGGAGGATAGAGCATGCACAGATCATTGCCCCTAATGATTTTGATAAATTCAAGGAATTCCAGATCATCCCATCGGTTCAACCGACCCATGCTACTTCGGATATGTACTGGGCCGAAAATCGCATCGGACCGGACCGTATCAAAGGTGCGTATGCTTATAAGAAGCTCTTGGAAGAATATGGTTTATTGGCATTGGGCAGTGATTTCCCCGTGGAACATTACAATCCCCTATATGGTTTCCACGCTGCTGTAGCACGAGTGGACAAGGTAGGGTACCCTGAGGGTGGTTTCCAAATGGAAAATGCCATTACAAGAGAACAGGCCTTGCGAGGCATGACCATTTGGGCGGCATATTCTTGCTTCCAGGAAAAGAAACGCGGGAGTATAGAAAAAGGTAAAGATGCGGATTTCGTGATCTTGGAAGACGATATCATGACTGCTCCCAATGAGAAATTGAGGGATGTCAAAACCCTGAGAACCGTTATAGCTGGGCAGACCGAATATATAAGGTCTAATAAGTAA
- a CDS encoding AAA family ATPase: MEIERVHPRKIAVVGPESTGKSTMANYLAKELGTVCVPEYARYYCKNLNNQYTLQDETNMFYGQIALEEALTASASHGLLVCDTTILTVKIWSDHLFGYTPEEVTEEIRSRKYDLYLLMDIDLPWEDDPLRDFPTERAHFMKVWKEELNALQAEYEIISGLEEARLQNGLNAVKKQLNL; the protein is encoded by the coding sequence ATGGAAATTGAAAGAGTGCATCCCAGGAAGATTGCAGTGGTCGGTCCGGAATCAACAGGCAAATCCACCATGGCAAATTACCTTGCCAAAGAGTTAGGAACGGTCTGTGTCCCCGAATATGCTCGATATTATTGCAAAAACCTGAACAATCAATATACCTTACAGGATGAAACCAACATGTTCTACGGACAGATTGCACTGGAAGAAGCATTGACCGCATCTGCAAGCCATGGACTCTTGGTCTGTGATACCACGATATTGACGGTTAAGATTTGGTCTGATCATCTTTTTGGCTATACTCCAGAGGAAGTAACTGAAGAAATCAGATCAAGGAAGTATGACCTCTATCTCCTGATGGATATAGACCTACCATGGGAAGATGATCCATTACGGGATTTCCCTACCGAAAGAGCACACTTTATGAAAGTTTGGAAAGAGGAACTAAATGCCCTCCAGGCTGAATACGAAATCATTTCCGGTCTAGAAGAGGCCAGACTACAAAACGGATTAAATGCCGTAAAAAAGCAATTAAATCTATAA
- the pnuC gene encoding nicotinamide riboside transporter PnuC, producing MQDFLQQLYEQFLLTSPLEWLATITGFLCVYLAAKQNIWNWPISIVSVLTYLFIFYHNKLYGDSILQIYFLGTAIYGWYYWNKRAHSEERPISSFNSKQMLLTIVVIVVLSGILGLLLDRFTDTDVPYADGFCTATSFVAQFLMTRKVLQNWLLWVFVDICYIPLYFHKDLLLTAVLYLAFAIIAWNGYRDWKKTYQNFQ from the coding sequence ATGCAGGACTTCCTACAGCAATTATATGAGCAGTTTCTGCTGACTTCTCCCCTGGAATGGTTGGCAACGATTACCGGTTTCCTGTGTGTTTATCTTGCCGCCAAGCAAAATATCTGGAATTGGCCTATCAGTATTGTTTCCGTCCTGACCTATTTATTTATCTTCTATCATAACAAGCTGTATGGCGACTCTATTCTGCAGATTTATTTTTTAGGGACAGCAATTTACGGGTGGTACTATTGGAATAAAAGGGCCCATTCTGAAGAGCGTCCGATCAGTTCCTTCAACAGCAAACAGATGCTTTTGACCATTGTCGTGATTGTGGTGCTTTCGGGGATATTGGGCTTGCTCTTAGACCGTTTTACCGACACCGATGTGCCTTATGCAGATGGATTCTGTACAGCAACCAGTTTTGTTGCGCAGTTTCTGATGACGAGAAAGGTGCTTCAGAATTGGCTTTTGTGGGTTTTTGTGGACATCTGCTATATACCCTTATATTTCCACAAGGACCTGCTCTTGACAGCTGTGCTCTATTTGGCTTTTGCCATTATTGCTTGGAATGGCTACCGGGATTGGAAGAAAACCTATCAAAATTTTCAGTAA
- the upp gene encoding uracil phosphoribosyltransferase: protein MVTILTKQNSIANHFLAELRDVGVQTDRMRFRRNLERLGEVMAYEISKTFEYKYSEVETPLGVANTHLMSIQPVIATIIRAGLPFHQGLLNYFDNADSAFIAAYRHTKKSGEFEIHKKYQNTPNLDGKIVIMADPMLATGRSLVLCCKDLMNDYDIKELHIATVIASEEGLQHVQAFLPEVQIWVGAVDNELTSKSYIVPGLGDAGDLAFGNKE from the coding sequence ATGGTCACTATCTTAACGAAACAAAACAGCATTGCAAACCATTTCTTAGCAGAACTAAGGGATGTAGGGGTTCAAACAGACAGGATGCGATTCAGAAGGAATCTGGAACGCTTAGGCGAGGTAATGGCCTATGAAATCTCCAAAACCTTCGAATACAAATATTCAGAAGTGGAAACTCCACTTGGCGTGGCCAATACCCATCTCATGAGCATTCAACCGGTCATCGCAACGATAATCCGTGCAGGTTTACCTTTTCACCAAGGCTTGTTGAATTATTTCGACAATGCAGACTCTGCTTTTATAGCTGCCTATAGGCATACCAAGAAAAGCGGTGAGTTTGAGATCCACAAGAAGTATCAGAACACCCCTAACCTAGATGGTAAGATCGTTATTATGGCCGATCCCATGCTAGCCACCGGCCGCAGTCTAGTCTTATGCTGCAAGGACCTCATGAATGATTATGACATCAAGGAACTGCATATCGCCACGGTCATCGCTTCTGAAGAAGGGTTACAGCATGTTCAGGCATTCTTGCCCGAAGTACAGATCTGGGTAGGTGCTGTGGACAATGAACTGACGAGCAAGTCTTATATCGTTCCGGGGTTAGGCGACGCTGGAGACTTGGCTTTTGGCAACAAAGAATAG